A part of Haloarchaeobius sp. HME9146 genomic DNA contains:
- a CDS encoding vanadium-dependent haloperoxidase, with translation MSTSKREGNESTPLRVGRRTVLAGLGALSLLGGVVGAKPGKSNGKKNQSAVGGGGGTGVATAIEQNTLKQRLTAVYQFRQQTAHDDVMPPQPPAQLNNGDRELGSWAVYGKCLKHDIVEEDGEPVFGYPNPDAVERMIGEIEGTGTLHPDDVVGDRGLVNPRAAKTYGLVGRDWYDVTIPPAPSVASDETGAEMVELYWQSLLRDTPFLDFRDDETAKHAAMELAMLDSFTGPAPVVADDGTVPIEAPPDLHLFRGTLPGSTIGPHVSQFLVHGIPRTEGLIQDQKYFLAPEADYMTDVADWLSVQQGVTPQAFTLNQDDRRHIHDGRGLTTAVHFDAIFELPMNAALILLGDGYVKEGSALAFDLLGKTGTEEGFVDFGIGDVLTAVADVSRPALHAAWVQKWDVHLRPRPEALGGAVNATMQGYVDYSDHLSSTVLDSYALEASEEANGSYLLSQAFPEGSPCHPSYPAGHSTFAGACVTVLKAFFNEDAEIANPIFPDPDGTQLLDYTDDLPWYDGPLTVGHELNKLADNIAIGRNWAGIHYRTDATAGYRLGEAIALAYLLDRARTYADSYEFDGFSLTTFDGEKVHVTADGIEYL, from the coding sequence ATGAGTACATCGAAACGCGAGGGGAACGAATCGACGCCGCTGCGAGTCGGGCGGCGCACCGTGCTGGCAGGGCTCGGTGCGTTGAGCCTCCTCGGCGGAGTCGTCGGTGCGAAACCGGGGAAATCGAACGGCAAGAAGAACCAGAGTGCGGTCGGGGGCGGCGGGGGAACCGGCGTCGCGACCGCCATCGAGCAGAACACGCTGAAACAGCGGTTGACTGCTGTCTACCAGTTCCGCCAGCAGACGGCCCACGACGACGTGATGCCGCCGCAACCGCCGGCACAGCTGAACAACGGCGACCGCGAGCTGGGCTCGTGGGCGGTGTACGGGAAGTGCCTGAAGCACGACATCGTCGAGGAGGACGGGGAGCCGGTGTTCGGCTATCCGAACCCGGACGCGGTGGAACGGATGATCGGCGAAATCGAGGGAACTGGAACGCTGCACCCCGACGACGTCGTAGGGGACCGCGGGCTGGTGAACCCACGGGCGGCGAAGACGTACGGGCTGGTCGGTCGCGACTGGTACGACGTCACCATCCCGCCCGCACCGTCCGTCGCCAGCGACGAGACCGGTGCGGAGATGGTCGAACTGTACTGGCAGTCGCTCTTGCGAGACACCCCGTTCCTCGACTTCCGCGACGACGAGACGGCGAAACACGCCGCGATGGAGCTGGCCATGCTCGACTCCTTCACCGGGCCGGCGCCGGTGGTTGCGGACGACGGGACCGTGCCCATCGAGGCCCCACCGGACCTGCACCTGTTCAGGGGGACACTACCCGGCAGCACCATCGGGCCGCACGTCTCGCAGTTCCTGGTCCACGGCATCCCCCGGACTGAAGGGCTGATTCAGGACCAGAAGTACTTCCTCGCCCCCGAGGCGGACTACATGACCGACGTGGCCGACTGGCTCTCGGTCCAGCAGGGCGTGACACCCCAGGCGTTCACCCTGAACCAGGACGACCGGCGGCACATCCACGACGGGCGAGGGTTGACCACCGCGGTCCACTTCGACGCCATCTTCGAACTCCCGATGAACGCGGCGCTCATCCTGCTCGGCGACGGCTACGTCAAGGAGGGCTCGGCGCTGGCGTTCGACCTGCTGGGCAAGACCGGTACGGAGGAGGGGTTCGTCGACTTCGGTATCGGTGACGTCCTGACCGCGGTGGCGGACGTCTCGCGCCCCGCGCTCCACGCGGCCTGGGTCCAGAAGTGGGACGTCCACCTGCGGCCGCGTCCGGAAGCACTCGGCGGGGCGGTCAACGCGACCATGCAGGGCTACGTCGACTACAGCGACCACCTGTCCTCGACCGTCCTCGACTCCTACGCACTCGAGGCGTCCGAGGAAGCCAACGGGAGCTACCTGCTCTCGCAGGCGTTCCCCGAGGGCTCGCCGTGTCACCCGTCGTATCCCGCCGGCCACTCCACGTTCGCCGGTGCCTGCGTCACCGTGTTGAAGGCGTTTTTCAACGAGGACGCAGAGATTGCGAACCCGATTTTCCCCGACCCGGACGGCACGCAACTCCTCGACTACACTGACGACCTGCCGTGGTACGACGGCCCCCTCACCGTCGGCCACGAGTTGAACAAGCTCGCGGACAACATCGCCATCGGCCGCAACTGGGCGGGGATCCACTACCGGACCGACGCGACGGCCGGCTACCGGCTCGGCGAGGCCATCGCGCTGGCGTATCTCCTCGACCGGGCGCGGACCTACGCGGACTCGTACGAGTTCGACGGGTTCTCCCTGACGACCTTCGACGGGGAGAAGGTGCACGTCACCGCCGACGGCATCGAGTATCTCTGA
- a CDS encoding DUF123 domain-containing protein codes for MAAGTYTLLLELDRDATIEVGALGPIDFDSGWYAYTGSAFGPGGFSRVDRHHELAAGERDTRHWHVDYLLGHPDVTLRTDVRTVDADVECVVASQLKTVVPGFGCSDCDCDSHLATASDRETLVAQVTDAHDGVE; via the coding sequence ATGGCTGCTGGCACCTACACCCTCCTCCTCGAACTGGACCGCGACGCGACCATCGAGGTCGGCGCGCTCGGCCCCATCGACTTCGATTCTGGATGGTACGCCTACACCGGGAGCGCGTTCGGCCCGGGCGGGTTCTCACGGGTCGACCGGCACCACGAGCTGGCAGCGGGCGAGCGCGATACCAGACACTGGCACGTCGACTACCTGCTCGGGCATCCCGACGTGACGCTCCGGACCGACGTTCGGACGGTCGACGCCGACGTGGAGTGCGTCGTCGCGAGCCAGCTCAAGACCGTGGTTCCCGGCTTCGGCTGTTCGGACTGTGACTGTGACTCCCATCTCGCGACCGCCAGCGACCGGGAAACGCTCGTGGCCCAGGTCACCGACGCTCACGACGGGGTCGAGTGA
- a CDS encoding vanadium-dependent haloperoxidase — protein MHSPEDDSQGVLRRTVLAGLGAAGVLSTVGTAAATPHGRGTNRGNRPTDTPGSKHERMMSTYRLRTNAARDHCLQGKPPAWNQNEDEARFGTAAMFTKTLPHDDQGIADESAYLALVDALYGHGSLDAVPLAPEADRKLANPAAAGSYDITGPDSHALTMPPAPAFDSDETAAEMVELYWQSLLRDVAFADYATDPGAQAAAAELSALAGYPGPTDGSGTVTTDLLFRGSLAGSEVGPHLSQFFYHDVPRGDGMAQPQVYRVAKEGTDYMTDWESWLAIQRGAAPDSGDQYEATHRTLQTGRDLATYVHRDYVYQSYQDAALILLGLGVPLGPNFPTSPTSGYFVDFGVADVLDAVVAVSHPALHATWVQKWLVNRRLRPETYGGRVHDQLTGDADYGLPAALLDSAALAASFDEYGTYLLSQAYPEGSPTHPSYPAGHAVLAGACVTVLKAYFDEDAAVPYADASPESGPDLTVRGELHKLADNMAVGRNWAGIHYRSDADDGYRLGEAVAFGYLVDRAKTYDERYGFDGFTLTTFDGEPVRITPDGVVPA, from the coding sequence ATGCATTCACCAGAAGACGATTCACAGGGAGTGCTCCGCCGGACCGTACTGGCCGGCCTCGGAGCAGCAGGCGTACTGAGCACCGTCGGCACCGCGGCGGCGACACCACACGGCCGAGGGACGAACAGGGGGAACCGACCGACCGACACGCCGGGGTCGAAACACGAGCGGATGATGTCGACGTACCGGCTCCGGACGAACGCCGCGCGGGACCACTGCTTGCAGGGGAAGCCGCCCGCGTGGAACCAGAACGAGGACGAGGCGCGATTCGGGACGGCCGCGATGTTCACCAAGACGCTCCCGCACGACGACCAGGGTATCGCTGACGAGTCGGCCTACCTCGCGCTGGTCGACGCGCTGTACGGGCACGGGTCGCTCGACGCGGTCCCGCTCGCACCCGAAGCCGACCGGAAACTCGCGAACCCGGCCGCTGCGGGCTCGTACGACATCACCGGGCCGGACTCGCACGCGCTGACGATGCCGCCGGCCCCCGCCTTCGACAGCGACGAGACGGCCGCCGAGATGGTCGAACTCTACTGGCAGTCGTTGCTTCGGGACGTTGCCTTCGCCGACTACGCGACCGACCCGGGAGCGCAGGCCGCCGCCGCAGAACTCTCGGCCCTCGCCGGCTACCCCGGCCCGACCGACGGGAGCGGGACCGTGACCACGGACCTGCTGTTCCGTGGCAGCCTCGCCGGTAGCGAGGTCGGCCCGCACCTCTCGCAGTTCTTCTACCACGACGTGCCTCGGGGCGACGGCATGGCCCAGCCGCAGGTCTACCGGGTCGCGAAGGAGGGCACGGACTACATGACCGACTGGGAGTCGTGGCTGGCCATCCAGCGCGGTGCAGCGCCCGACTCGGGCGACCAGTACGAGGCCACCCACCGCACCCTCCAGACGGGGCGCGACCTCGCCACCTACGTCCACCGGGACTACGTCTACCAGTCCTACCAGGATGCCGCGCTCATCCTGCTCGGCCTCGGCGTCCCGCTCGGGCCGAACTTCCCGACCTCGCCGACGTCGGGCTACTTCGTCGACTTCGGCGTGGCCGACGTGCTCGACGCCGTCGTCGCGGTGAGCCACCCAGCCCTGCACGCGACCTGGGTACAGAAGTGGCTGGTGAACCGACGACTCCGCCCCGAGACGTACGGCGGGCGGGTCCACGACCAGTTGACTGGTGACGCGGATTACGGCCTCCCGGCGGCCCTGCTCGACTCGGCCGCGCTGGCTGCGTCGTTCGACGAGTACGGCACCTACCTGCTCTCGCAGGCGTACCCGGAGGGCTCGCCGACGCACCCCTCGTATCCCGCTGGCCACGCCGTGCTCGCCGGAGCCTGTGTCACCGTCCTCAAGGCGTACTTCGACGAGGACGCGGCGGTCCCGTACGCCGACGCGAGCCCCGAATCCGGACCCGACCTCACCGTCCGCGGCGAACTCCACAAGCTCGCCGACAACATGGCCGTCGGGCGCAACTGGGCGGGTATCCACTACCGCTCCGACGCCGACGACGGCTACCGCCTCGGTGAGGCGGTCGCGTTCGGCTACCTCGTCGACCGCGCCAAGACGTACGACGAGCGATACGGCTTCGACGGGTTCACGCTGACCACGTTCGACGGCGAGCCCGTCCGTATCACGCCCGACGGCGTCGTCCCGGCCTGA
- the arcS gene encoding archaeosine synthase subunit alpha, whose amino-acid sequence MTEYFEVHERDGAARRAELRLSEPVTTPALVDDVVADAGSLWPGERELPEGDESTLTILPHRGLPAGTADEVQDSFKVDYPEVEFPNAVVVSTDTAEDYGADVYVLSDAQGSVGHGKGMKDAILTVKDAVPDDTGLYLSGVATPRNVAVLAYAGVDLFDETKARAKGLQGEYLTTDDRYFLEDLDELPCSCPACQVTREEFDRAACAEHNVNALAAELSRVRRRIRDGRLRDYIEGQARQDQWLTALFRELDQQYGYLEKRTPLYREADLDATTEDTLKRVEIQRFADRITARYTNRFDGHPLVLVPCSARKPYSESQSHRQYMEAVNFRGHMVSMTSPIGVVPQELETTYPAQHYDSVVTGSWTAGELEFVTEVLRRYLQRNDYPRVIAHLPEDYRPIVEAVEDDVDVDIEYTVEDHPTTSASLSNLRDALSGELKYSKREREHNTVRAIADYQFGDGAGDSVFGDFQTTSRYPKIQVRDPDGTQLATQVPNYGTLSLTLEGAKRWDDSDVPTKRVEIDGFVPHGSVLAPGVIDADEDIRVGDEVVIEGPRAFGIGRAQMHGEAMVESTRGEASSVRHVEEK is encoded by the coding sequence ATGACCGAGTACTTCGAGGTTCACGAGCGCGACGGTGCGGCCCGACGGGCGGAGCTGCGCCTGTCCGAGCCGGTCACCACGCCGGCGCTCGTGGACGACGTGGTCGCGGACGCCGGGAGCCTCTGGCCCGGCGAGCGAGAGCTGCCGGAGGGCGACGAGTCGACACTGACGATCCTGCCACACCGCGGGCTGCCAGCGGGCACCGCAGACGAGGTGCAGGACTCGTTCAAGGTGGACTACCCCGAGGTCGAGTTCCCGAATGCGGTCGTCGTCTCGACCGATACGGCTGAAGACTACGGCGCTGACGTGTACGTCCTCTCCGACGCGCAGGGCTCCGTCGGCCACGGGAAGGGCATGAAAGACGCCATCCTCACCGTCAAGGACGCGGTCCCGGACGACACCGGTCTCTATCTCTCCGGCGTCGCCACGCCCCGGAACGTCGCCGTCCTCGCCTACGCCGGCGTCGACCTGTTCGACGAGACGAAGGCCCGGGCGAAGGGGCTTCAGGGCGAGTACCTCACGACCGACGACCGGTACTTCCTCGAGGACCTCGACGAACTGCCCTGCTCCTGCCCGGCCTGTCAGGTCACCCGCGAGGAGTTCGACCGGGCGGCCTGCGCCGAGCACAACGTCAACGCCCTCGCGGCCGAACTGTCGCGGGTCCGTCGGCGCATCCGCGACGGTCGCCTGCGCGACTACATCGAGGGGCAGGCGCGTCAGGACCAGTGGCTCACCGCGCTGTTTCGCGAACTCGACCAGCAGTACGGCTATCTGGAGAAGCGGACGCCACTGTACCGCGAAGCCGACCTCGACGCGACCACCGAGGACACGCTCAAGCGCGTCGAGATTCAGCGCTTCGCCGACCGCATCACCGCCCGGTACACGAACCGCTTCGACGGTCATCCCCTGGTACTCGTGCCGTGTTCGGCACGAAAGCCCTACAGCGAGTCCCAGAGCCACCGCCAGTACATGGAGGCGGTGAACTTCCGCGGCCACATGGTGTCGATGACCTCTCCCATCGGCGTCGTCCCGCAGGAACTGGAGACGACCTATCCTGCACAGCACTACGACTCCGTCGTGACTGGCTCGTGGACCGCCGGGGAACTCGAGTTCGTCACGGAGGTGCTCCGCCGGTACCTCCAGCGCAACGACTACCCGCGGGTCATCGCGCACCTCCCCGAGGACTACCGCCCCATCGTCGAGGCCGTCGAGGACGACGTCGACGTGGACATCGAGTACACTGTCGAGGACCACCCGACCACCTCGGCCAGCCTCTCGAACCTGCGCGATGCGCTCTCGGGCGAGCTGAAGTACTCGAAGCGTGAACGCGAGCACAACACCGTCCGGGCCATCGCGGACTACCAGTTCGGCGACGGCGCGGGCGATTCGGTGTTCGGCGACTTCCAGACGACGAGCCGGTACCCGAAGATACAGGTTCGCGATCCGGATGGAACCCAGCTCGCCACGCAGGTCCCGAACTACGGGACCCTGTCGCTGACGCTGGAGGGCGCGAAGCGCTGGGACGACTCCGACGTCCCGACGAAGCGCGTCGAAATCGACGGGTTCGTCCCCCACGGGAGCGTCCTCGCGCCGGGCGTTATCGACGCCGACGAGGACATCCGCGTCGGCGACGAGGTCGTCATCGAGGGCCCGAGGGCGTTCGGTATCGGCCGGGCCCAGATGCACGGCGAGGCGATGGTCGAGAGCACGCGCGGGGAGGCGAGTTCCGTGCGTCACGTCGAAGAGAAGTAG
- a CDS encoding riboflavin synthase encodes MYTGLVAGTGTVLAADPEQEGYRLRIEPNGFVAPEPGDSVSVQGVCLTADRVGDGWFTAFCSETTLAKSTLGSLEPGDAVNLESPVAAGDALDGHLVRGCVKTTTEVLAVESTGAGWRYTLAIPDGFAGYLVTEGPITVDGVSLTVAELTEQTVTITVIPETAERTTLGDTEPGDRVNLESDPVAKYVARQEAVA; translated from the coding sequence GTGTACACAGGACTCGTCGCGGGCACCGGGACGGTGCTCGCTGCCGACCCCGAACAGGAGGGGTATCGATTGCGAATCGAGCCGAACGGCTTCGTCGCGCCAGAACCGGGTGACAGCGTGAGCGTGCAGGGTGTCTGTTTGACTGCGGACCGGGTCGGCGACGGCTGGTTCACAGCGTTCTGCTCGGAGACGACGCTGGCGAAGAGCACCCTCGGTTCGCTGGAGCCGGGCGACGCGGTCAACCTCGAATCCCCAGTAGCCGCCGGCGACGCGCTCGATGGCCACCTCGTCAGGGGTTGCGTCAAGACGACGACCGAGGTGCTGGCCGTCGAGTCGACGGGCGCTGGGTGGCGATACACACTCGCGATTCCTGACGGCTTCGCGGGCTACCTCGTCACGGAGGGCCCCATCACCGTCGACGGCGTGAGCCTGACTGTCGCCGAGTTGACCGAGCAGACCGTGACCATCACCGTGATTCCCGAGACCGCCGAGCGAACGACCCTCGGCGACACCGAACCAGGCGACCGCGTCAATCTCGAATCCGACCCGGTTGCAAAGTACGTGGCCCGGCAGGAGGCGGTGGCCTGA
- a CDS encoding ubiquitin-like small modifier protein 1, with translation MNLELRFFANFREAVGQKTITREYDDEAATVETVLTALEAEFEGLDGELLEDGEIRPQLSVLKNGRDVVHMEGTATALEDGDTLSVFPPVAGG, from the coding sequence ATGAACCTCGAGTTGCGGTTCTTCGCGAACTTCCGTGAGGCGGTCGGTCAGAAGACCATCACGCGGGAGTACGACGACGAAGCCGCGACGGTCGAAACCGTGTTAACCGCGCTCGAAGCCGAGTTCGAGGGGCTCGACGGCGAACTCCTCGAGGACGGCGAGATACGGCCACAGCTCAGCGTCCTGAAGAACGGCCGTGACGTGGTCCACATGGAGGGGACGGCGACCGCGCTGGAAGACGGCGACACACTTTCTGTCTTCCCGCCGGTCGCGGGTGGATGA
- a CDS encoding NUDIX hydrolase produces MSDAHDDADSPESDDPLAWEITDSWVGYECPGFDIVHDEVRLPDGTETDYDYLVEPEAVVVLPFTRDGDVVVIEEWRHAVGRVNRGLPAGSVEEHDDDLAVAARRELTEETGYEADRVEHLTSVEPANGIGNSLFHYFVAYDCEDVGGQELDFNESIRVDTAEYDDLLAEARTGELRDGRAMTGLLYYELFGDDE; encoded by the coding sequence ATGAGCGACGCGCACGACGACGCCGACTCGCCCGAGAGCGACGACCCGCTCGCCTGGGAGATAACCGACTCGTGGGTGGGCTACGAGTGCCCCGGCTTCGACATCGTCCACGACGAGGTCCGGCTTCCCGACGGCACCGAGACGGACTACGACTACCTCGTCGAGCCCGAGGCCGTGGTGGTCCTGCCGTTCACCCGCGACGGCGACGTGGTTGTCATCGAGGAGTGGCGGCACGCCGTCGGTCGGGTCAACCGCGGGCTCCCCGCGGGCAGCGTCGAGGAGCACGACGACGACCTCGCGGTGGCCGCCCGCCGCGAACTCACGGAGGAGACGGGCTACGAGGCCGACCGGGTCGAACACCTCACGAGCGTCGAGCCGGCCAACGGCATCGGGAACTCCCTCTTCCACTACTTCGTCGCCTACGACTGCGAGGACGTCGGCGGGCAGGAGCTCGACTTCAACGAGAGCATCCGGGTCGATACGGCCGAATACGACGACCTGCTGGCCGAGGCTCGCACGGGCGAGTTGCGAGACGGCAGGGCGATGACCGGCCTGCTGTACTACGAGCTGTTCGGCGACGACGAGTAG
- a CDS encoding alpha/beta fold hydrolase, with product MTTDWTHGQTIVNDVRLHYVEAGDPDDETVVLVHGFPEFWYSWHHQIPTLADAGYHVIAPDMRGYNRSEKPHGVAAYRITELSADIADLCRAFDAPVHLVGHDWGGGVVWDVAARTPEVVETLTVMNAPHPGRFEEVLRTSSSQRKRSWYMFFFQLPWLPEKFITGLNCLALGSMLRDGTVTPGAFTDDDVARYKEAFSRPGAATSAINYYRALFREGLKDKIPFVSAATAETQVDVPTLLLWGEQDDALELELTEGLDRWVADIEVVRIPGASHWVQFDAPETVTEELLRFIRIHE from the coding sequence ATGACCACGGACTGGACCCACGGCCAGACCATCGTGAACGACGTGCGCCTCCACTACGTCGAGGCCGGCGACCCCGATGACGAGACGGTCGTCCTGGTCCACGGCTTCCCCGAGTTCTGGTACTCGTGGCACCACCAGATTCCGACCCTCGCGGACGCGGGCTATCACGTCATCGCGCCCGATATGCGCGGGTACAACCGCTCGGAGAAACCCCACGGCGTGGCGGCCTACCGGATCACGGAACTCTCGGCGGACATCGCCGACCTCTGTCGGGCGTTCGACGCGCCGGTCCACCTCGTCGGCCACGACTGGGGCGGTGGTGTCGTCTGGGACGTTGCCGCCCGGACGCCCGAGGTCGTGGAGACGCTCACCGTCATGAACGCGCCGCATCCGGGGCGGTTCGAGGAGGTGTTGCGGACGAGTTCGAGTCAGCGAAAGCGTTCGTGGTACATGTTCTTCTTCCAGCTCCCGTGGCTCCCCGAGAAATTCATCACCGGCCTGAACTGCCTCGCCCTCGGCTCGATGCTGCGCGACGGGACCGTCACCCCCGGCGCGTTCACCGACGACGACGTGGCCCGGTACAAGGAGGCGTTCTCACGGCCCGGTGCGGCCACCTCGGCAATCAACTACTACCGGGCGCTCTTTCGAGAGGGCCTCAAAGACAAGATTCCGTTCGTCTCGGCCGCGACAGCCGAGACGCAGGTCGACGTGCCCACCCTGCTGCTGTGGGGCGAGCAGGACGACGCGCTCGAACTCGAACTCACCGAAGGACTGGACCGGTGGGTCGCGGACATCGAGGTCGTCCGGATCCCCGGCGCGAGCCACTGGGTCCAGTTCGACGCGCCAGAGACGGTGACCGAGGAACTCCTCAGGTTCATCCGGATACACGAATAA
- a CDS encoding C2H2-type zinc finger protein, translating into MAHHNRCNICGKDFDEGGSLKEHVERRHPKADVHWWMVAENPEKELQFEGR; encoded by the coding sequence ATGGCACACCACAACCGCTGCAACATCTGTGGGAAGGACTTCGACGAGGGCGGGAGCCTCAAGGAACACGTCGAACGACGCCATCCGAAGGCGGACGTCCACTGGTGGATGGTCGCGGAGAACCCGGAGAAGGAACTCCAGTTCGAGGGTCGATAG
- a CDS encoding GTP cyclohydrolase IIa, with protein sequence MQWTLFQLDDYGPWTTTPHPRREMDLQTLQSRIYATLATGVDSVDGYVFPTRWDNLLAVTNGLDREGHERLQTRVRNRFPVTLSCGVGVDETPATAIADATAALQDAGSAQGDRREALRGSFGEDTGDLTVAHFDVVDATGTYTDRDDAYSAHRTIRRGCDALADEMHERHGALTFFVGGDNAIAVCPAGTTEFGTTIDRVQERTGTHWRVGVGHGATAHEAGMAAKHALEAGRERAEAVVEA encoded by the coding sequence ATGCAGTGGACACTGTTTCAACTGGACGACTACGGCCCGTGGACGACGACGCCGCACCCCCGGCGCGAGATGGACCTCCAGACCCTCCAGTCCCGCATCTACGCGACGCTCGCGACCGGCGTCGACAGCGTCGACGGCTACGTGTTCCCGACGCGCTGGGACAACCTGCTCGCGGTGACGAACGGCCTCGACCGCGAAGGGCACGAACGACTCCAGACCCGCGTCCGGAACCGGTTCCCGGTCACCCTGAGCTGTGGCGTCGGGGTCGACGAGACCCCCGCGACCGCCATCGCGGACGCGACCGCTGCCCTGCAGGACGCCGGGAGCGCCCAGGGCGACCGCCGTGAGGCCCTCCGCGGCTCGTTCGGCGAGGACACCGGCGACCTCACCGTCGCCCACTTCGACGTGGTGGACGCGACCGGGACCTACACCGACCGCGACGACGCCTACTCGGCCCACCGGACCATCCGCCGCGGGTGTGACGCGCTGGCCGACGAAATGCACGAGCGCCACGGCGCGCTCACCTTCTTCGTCGGCGGCGACAACGCCATCGCGGTCTGTCCCGCGGGCACCACCGAGTTCGGCACGACCATCGACCGGGTACAGGAACGGACCGGTACTCACTGGCGCGTCGGGGTAGGACACGGCGCGACCGCTCATGAGGCCGGGATGGCAGCAAAACACGCGCTCGAAGCGGGGCGAGAACGAGCAGAAGCCGTCGTCGAAGCCTGA
- the tgtA gene encoding tRNA guanosine(15) transglycosylase TgtA, translating into MRDHFELRDADAGGRIGELTVPRADVTVETPALLPVINPNIITIPPKRLEEEFGAEILITNSYIIKTTEDIREQALEDGLHELLDFDGAIMTDSGSFQLAEYGKIDTTTEEILQFQHDIGSDIGTPVDIPTPPDVSREQAEDELATTQERLELAETVDVGDMLVNAPVQGSTYPDLREEAGSHAAATDLDVFPVGAVVPLMNDYRYGDMVDVVAGAKRGLDQDCPVHLFGAGHPMMFALAVAMGCDLFDSAAYALYARDGRYLTVRGTEHLDDLDYFPCSCPVCTEYTPAELRDLSEREQEEELAAHNLHVTFEEIRRIKQAIRQGNLLELVEERARSHPAMLDGLRAMTDHADQLEETDPVSKGAFFYLSNESAHRPEVLRHQERLARLSPEGDVLLTAGDHSKGFDESWKVVPPFGPFPKALRNTYPLTAEIPDRLDDDAYEQAARGVARLVDLNPETEFTLAHDDWPETALELVPDGVELVNLADRSERLP; encoded by the coding sequence ATGAGAGACCACTTCGAGCTTCGGGACGCCGACGCGGGCGGCCGCATCGGGGAGTTGACCGTCCCCCGGGCGGACGTCACCGTCGAGACGCCGGCGCTGTTGCCGGTCATCAACCCGAACATCATCACCATCCCGCCGAAGCGCCTCGAAGAGGAGTTCGGCGCGGAGATCCTCATCACCAACTCCTACATCATCAAGACGACCGAGGACATCCGCGAGCAGGCCCTCGAAGACGGGCTGCACGAGTTGCTCGACTTCGACGGGGCCATCATGACCGACTCGGGGAGCTTCCAGCTCGCCGAGTACGGGAAGATAGACACCACGACCGAGGAGATCCTGCAGTTCCAGCACGACATCGGGAGCGACATCGGTACGCCGGTGGACATCCCGACGCCGCCGGACGTCTCCCGCGAGCAGGCCGAGGACGAACTCGCGACGACGCAGGAGCGCCTCGAACTTGCGGAAACGGTCGACGTGGGCGACATGCTGGTCAACGCGCCGGTGCAGGGTTCGACCTATCCGGACCTCCGCGAGGAAGCAGGCTCCCACGCCGCCGCGACCGACCTCGACGTGTTCCCGGTCGGCGCCGTCGTCCCGCTGATGAACGACTACCGCTACGGCGACATGGTCGACGTGGTCGCCGGGGCGAAGCGCGGCCTCGACCAGGACTGCCCGGTCCACCTGTTCGGCGCGGGCCACCCGATGATGTTCGCGCTCGCGGTCGCCATGGGCTGTGACCTGTTCGACAGTGCGGCGTACGCTCTGTACGCCCGGGACGGCCGCTACCTGACGGTGCGGGGAACCGAACACCTCGACGACCTCGACTACTTCCCGTGCTCGTGTCCGGTGTGTACCGAGTACACCCCCGCCGAACTGCGCGACCTGTCCGAGCGCGAGCAGGAGGAGGAACTCGCCGCGCACAACCTGCACGTCACCTTCGAGGAGATCCGCCGCATCAAGCAGGCCATCCGACAGGGGAACCTGCTCGAACTCGTCGAGGAGCGCGCTCGCTCGCACCCGGCGATGCTCGACGGACTCCGGGCGATGACCGACCACGCCGACCAGCTCGAGGAGACGGACCCGGTGTCGAAGGGCGCGTTCTTCTACCTCTCGAACGAGAGCGCCCACCGGCCCGAGGTGCTTCGCCACCAGGAGCGACTGGCCCGCCTCTCGCCCGAGGGGGACGTGCTCCTCACCGCGGGTGACCACTCCAAGGGCTTCGACGAGTCGTGGAAGGTCGTGCCGCCGTTCGGGCCGTTCCCGAAGGCGCTGCGCAACACGTACCCGCTGACGGCGGAGATTCCGGACCGACTCGACGACGATGCCTACGAGCAAGCTGCCCGCGGCGTGGCTCGGTTGGTCGACCTGAACCCCGAGACCGAATTCACGCTGGCCCACGACGACTGGCCCGAGACGGCGCTGGAACTCGTTCCCGACGGCGTCGAACTGGTCAACCTCGCCGACCGCAGTGAACGACTGCCCTGA